The nucleotide window ggagaagcttgaagCACTTTTCAAGTTCCCACTGAAGAATTCTGACTCGACATTCTTCCAGTGCAGGGCACTTACCCTTATCTATGATGTTGCAAGAAATCTTTTGGATTCCAAATGTCTGAAGCCAAGGTATCAAGATTGCTTGACACTACAGAATATGGTAACATTTTCGACTGGGGAGTATGTTGATTACATCTTTCCCTTAGATTGGAGGAATTCATTGAGACAGAATATGATTTCTCTTAGAAGAACTGATGCTTCAAAGAATGTGCTGAATCAAGTTATAGTTGAATATGCCAGCTTGAACGACGAGCTGTCTTATGGGCAGATTGGAAGGATCGCAATGATCATCCTCGGGTCAGGTAAGCTGCTGAATACTGAGCTCTGTGTTCAGCTTGTGAAAAAGCTTGAAATCAATAAACCATGGAAGGCCTTCATTGAGAATCTCTGTGCAAGCATTGGACCTGAACATACTCGTCAGGAACCAATAGAGGTGTCTGTCATGTGGTGGTTACATGATGCTTTGGTTGAAACTTATAGTGCCAACTGGAGGGAGGTTTCCGACTACATAACACCTGGTTGCTTCTTGTATCTTGTGGAGCGCCTTCTGTTTTCCGCAAGTTGCTCTCAAGGTTTTGTCATCACTACAAGTTCTTGCTTTATTGAATGGCTGATATACCAGGATGAAGATACCAGCTTACGTTCCATGGTGACTGGTGGGGGCCATTCTCTGGACGACATTCTTCCATTTGTGATTACTGTGGTTCGCGAGTGTATTTTTATCAAGAAGGATATGATTGAATGGATTGAGAAGTCCGACAGAAATTGGATGCAGTATTATCAGCCACTCATGTTGCGATTGGTAATTGTCTTGTGTTTGATTCATTTGAACTTTGGCTCGTGTTTGGATATGATCCATGATTTGCTGGGAAGTGACTTTATCACTGAACTCGTACCATGGGAGTTTTATGATGCACTTAGCAGGAGGAGGAAACCCAATTCTCTCATTTTAGATGTGAATGTCCTTGCTGGAGCTCTCAAGAAGATTGATAATACTATGGTGATTGCGAGTTTCCTCGGGCCTAATTGTTCAGGGTTTTACAGTTCCGATGCCATCTTTGTCGACATGACAGCCTACCAATGCAAGGATGACATATTGAGAAAATGGTTTCCAAATCCGACATGTCAACAAGATGTTCATACTTCCACCCCATCTGGAAGCAAGGCGAAGAAAAAGACAAAGGGCAAGAACAAGAAAAGCAAGAAGAAAGGAGGCCGGAAATAGCTGTCACCTGCCCTGAAATCTATGTACTTTGGGAATTTCGTCTGTGAAACTTGTTTATATCTGATGTAACTCAAACATACATATTATCTATGTTTAGTACATATTATCTATGGTTTCTACATTTTATATCATCATGTTATAACTAATCAGAAGAAAAGATTGACCTGCTATGTATTCCATGAACAAAAATGTTTTGGCCTCTTATTATGAACTTTCAGCGCGAAGTCTCAatcgaaaacaaacaaataacaaGACTTTAACAGAGAATGCACATTACCCTCTTTTTGGCTCAATTCTCATCGCTCCCGAAAAGCTTGATTCTCGACAATGGCTTCATCAAGTAGCCATCCACCTCAAACTTCTTCGGCGAAAGCTGCCGATACTTCTCAAACTGCTCCTTGGCCTCCTCATTCCTCTCAAGCAAGCTGTAAATCATTCCTCTACAAAAATAAGGCCTGAAGTCTTTGGGATCCTCCTTCACCAGCTCATTGTAGCTACTCAACGCATCCTCCACATTCTTCTGCAGGAACTGTATCTGCGCCATTATCAGCTTCACATCCCTGGCCTCCTTGGCcttgttctcctcctccgcCACCGCCAGCGCCTCCTCCAGCCGCCTGATCACTGCGTGGCCCTCGCCGGAGCGGTCCATCAGCAGAGCATTCTCGAACAAGGCCTCAAACGACAGTGGATTCGACTCGAGAATTTCCTCGAACACCTGGCGCGCACTACCGGTTTCCCCCATCTCGCTCAGAACCCTGGCCATGAGGAACTTCCACTCCGTCACCGACGGCTGCGCCGCCGCGAGGCGCTGCAGAATCTTCAGCGCCTCGTCGTCCTCGCCGTTCTCGAGCTTCTGCTGCAGGAGCGACTTGAGGGCGTCGACGGCGTCGGAGTTGGAGCCGAGGAAATCGGATAACGGAGAGGCTTGGGTTTCATTTTGGCCCTGGTTGGGAGCTGCTTCTTCTTCGGTCAATGTGGCCGGCGGGGGCGGGTCGGCCCGGGCGAGGAGTTTGGAAGAGTTGTGGAAGACGGTGGCGGTGACGCCGATGAGGATGGCGGCCTTGGCGTATTGCTTGGCGGTTTGGAGAATGGAGTGGGGGTTGGTGGAGGCGGTGACTTTGAGGGCATTTTGGGAATGTGGAGGGGTGAAACGGAGAAGAGAAGGTTGGGTGGGTTTGGTGGGAGTGAGCTTGAATTGGAagagggatgaggaggaggaggatgaggcTAGAGTTGAGGAGTTCATGGTTTGAGGCTGAGCAGATGAGACTGACGAGTCCTCGACAGGCTATGAGGTTTTAGAGAGGTGGAGACACCGAGAGAGCTAAAAGTCACGGCTGTCTTGGCTGTTGGTATATTTTGACTTCAACAGCCGAATCTAAACGCTTGGGGTTAgtgtgttacttaccaactACCTTTCTAATGGCGTAGCTTCAGTTGAGTACATTCAGATTCGGCTGCCCTGACCTGGCCATTTTTACATTAAAAATTCCACATGATTCACCTACCTTCATGGCTCATAGCCTCATACCACacccacaaaaagaaaaaagaataaaagaggCGAAACTGATTCAATGTTGTAATGGTGACATATTACCAACAAATTGGCTTTGCAACATTCTATAGAGGCATCAATGGTGAAATGATGCATTGGCTATGCACGAAGAGCTATATAAgtttacaaatttacaatgaGGCTTTGTTCTGAAACCAATATGACATTCAAAAAGGAAACGTCAGGCTGGACCAGATCAGATTAGATACCCAACCTCTTGACACCACATTCGGAGCAGAATTTGGAGGTTTCTCTCAAGTACTGGGTTCCGCATTCATCACAAAACTTGGCAGGGTTGGATGGCTGACATGAAAAGCAATTCAAAAGGGGTCAGTAAGCAAAATTTGTTCGTCCAAAAGAGATGAAGAAATAAACAAGGATGCTTAGTATACATTTGTCAAACCCTGGTTTGACGATTGGCATTTGTAAACACAAAACCATTACTTGTAGTGGATTCATAACAGAACAATGAGTGAAATGGAGTGTTTTTACAATGGCATCAACAGAAGAAATGGAATCACAAACTAGCATACGTGCTCATTGCAGCTGTAATTGATAGATTTGCCTTATTAGTAATAACACAATAGTATTGCAACTGATATTGTGTAGAGGATCTTTTAAATGCTTTGATATTAATATGAAAAGCTATAGAGGGCTCACCAATACATGCAAGCGTCCCCCTACGTGTTGTAAGCAAGCTATGTGTTGCGATATGGTTGGCGAATGGTGAGCATGAGGGATTTCAGGCAGGTGCGAGGTTGGACCGCATTCATGGTTTTGGGAATAGTGAACAGTGTGTTGACTTTGGTGCATTGATTGGTGATGATTCTGGTGAACAGTTTGAAACTGAGGTTGGAGTGACAGAGGTTGCATATGATGATGCTTTGATGGAGTCTCCTGCTGATTTTGTGGCTGCCGGGACAAGAAACACAAATTTCTATTATCAACGAAAACATTAAGGGGAGCACAATAGCAAACTCATTAAAACAAAAGCCATACTGAGCAACATTAATTTATTAGTAGTTTTCCAAAATAAGAGGTCCACTCAACCACTCTAGAATCCGAGGTGAAAGATGGCCCCACCAGACCTGGGTCCTAAATAGATGAAAGTCTTGCTGTCACCGTTTTTATGTCAATAGAGGTCCAAATATGTCAATAGGTTCACAATCCCAACAAATGGAATCTCTGCCCACACAACCTAATAACTTGTATTGATTTAATGTTGTAGAACAGGCAAATACAACCTACGAGCATTTTGTTTACTTTCTGAGCAGATAAACACTTGAATTATAAAATTGGCATGATGGTGAAACAATTAATCAGAAGACCGAATGTCTTTAGAAAGGAAAAGTCCTCTCCCCAAATCAATTTTCACTGAAGAATTCCCTTTCTTAGGATGATCATATCAAACCTAAAGGCCAAGATCAATTCTGAATTCGGCCATGCTCATGTGAATCCAAAATGCAATAAAGTTCCAATATACTGATGATCCGGTCAaaagataaaacaataattaataGAGATAACTCTTACTTCATTTACTGAGCGGAATCCTTGGGCAGCAGCCAACATGGAAGAATTGTCAGGGCCAGGATACGTCTGAAAAGGATAAATCACGAGGATGAATTGTCCGTATTCAATTTATTTAGTAAAGTTGAACAGTTATAACATAACTACAAAGATCACCAGCATAAATTTCTTAACCGTCTTATGTTAGGATCGAGCATACTATAGGAAATGAAAATAATAGCAAGCAGATGTATATATATCTAAGACCTATATCACCACAAGTTTGTTAAACCAATTGTTCAACATGGTGGAATGAAGTTAGCTCCAAATCCTTTTGTTAACGTGGTGTAGTTAGCTCTAACAATTAAAGAAATAAATCGCATCAAGGCATCAAGCTTACAGGTAAACCCATCATATTAGGCGAAGAGTTTGATGGAACACGCCTATACTTGTGTCTTGGAGAGTAGAACTTAAAGTCTCGAGAAGAGACAGCCACTTCATTCCGACCAGTCAATCTTATGAACCTGCAATAAAGAGCAAACTAGTCATCAATCTTGTCCGGTCAAACTTGGTCCTTCGCTCTGATAAACTCATGTAGAGGTAGTAACAGGACATTTAGTGACAGGTTAACAGTCACCAAACTTACCACTCAGCATCATCAATAGGTAGGCTATTTGGCTTTTCAACAATATCCAAACCATTGACTACAACAAAACGGACACGCTTCTCTTCTTGTACGACCAACTCTGGAAATCTTGTCCTCGTTTCAAGAGAAGTGGCCAATTCTCTTCTCTTAAATGTACATGATCCTGAGGAAAAACCAGAAGATTTCTTTAACGCCATTTACTCTTTACATTCCATATTACAAGCAAAATTGATTCAAC belongs to Rosa chinensis cultivar Old Blush chromosome 4, RchiOBHm-V2, whole genome shotgun sequence and includes:
- the LOC112197144 gene encoding protein SLOW GREEN 1, chloroplastic isoform X2, with amino-acid sequence MNSSTLASSSSSSSLFQFKLTPTKPTQPSLLRFTPPHSQNALKVTASTNPHSILQTAKQYAKAAILIGVTATVFHNSSKLLARADPPPPATLTEEEAAPNQGQNETQASPLSDFLGSNSDAVDALKSLLQQKLENGEDDEALKILQRLAAAQPSVTEWKFLMARVLSEMGETGSARQVFEEILESNPLSFEALFENALLMDRSGEGHAVIRRLEEALAVAEEENKAKEARDVKLIMAQIQFLQKNVEDALSSYNELVKEDPKDFRPYFCREMIYNLLERNEEAKEQFEKYRRLLPNKFEVRER
- the LOC112197144 gene encoding protein SLOW GREEN 1, chloroplastic isoform X1 yields the protein MNSSTLASSSSSSSLFQFKLTPTKPTQPSLLRFTPPHSQNALKVTASTNPHSILQTAKQYAKAAILIGVTATVFHNSSKLLARADPPPPATLTEEEAAPNQGQNETQASPLSDFLGSNSDAVDALKSLLQQKLENGEDDEALKILQRLAAAQPSVTEWKFLMARVLSEMGETGSARQVFEEILESNPLSFEALFENALLMDRSGEGHAVIRRLEEALAVAEEENKAKEARDVKLIMAQIQFLQKNVEDALSSYNELVKEDPKDFRPYFCRGMIYSLLERNEEAKEQFEKYRQLSPKKFEVDGYLMKPLSRIKLFGSDEN
- the LOC112197143 gene encoding uncharacterized protein At2g02148, with amino-acid sequence MGSRVPVQHYNMRSPPPSSFIGGSPLHDLNNNAVDSRSTKLESIGGGDAVVNDSLDNDDDSSAVVSDCIHESYSNSLPIHGVGVEEERSSLDNDGSSSSRAPYDILSLQDVSPIESSRARFLQLVVDHFISEHVVEAIDSEGGGNDYSAQSGQDKLNKRKHGEVQLEGDPRFALPLMYIANMYQTLVHEVDTRLASVGGFREKTIGVALEAAGGLYRLLAKKFPKKGSCTFKRRELATSLETRTRFPELVVQEEKRVRFVVVNGLDIVEKPNSLPIDDAEWFIRLTGRNEVAVSSRDFKFYSPRHKYRRVPSNSSPNMMGLPTYPGPDNSSMLAAAQGFRSVNEPQNQQETPSKHHHMQPLSLQPQFQTVHQNHHQSMHQSQHTVHYSQNHECGPTSHLPEIPHAHHSPTISQHIACLQHVGGRLHVLPSNPAKFCDECGTQYLRETSKFCSECGVKRLGI